A genomic segment from Maniola hyperantus chromosome 4, iAphHyp1.2, whole genome shotgun sequence encodes:
- the LOC117981979 gene encoding probable multidrug resistance-associated protein lethal(2)03659 isoform X2 yields MDTGPKQRRQTNPRYKANLFSVLTFGWTLETFMLGYSRDIKEGDLYAPLPEHRSDVLGDAMQSAWEQEVEHAGFRNVGRKPSLIKVLYKVFGFELMLYGLILAAMEFLIRLQQPLFLGLLLRYYSPAQDFYNSTTASNTYFFRLFKYYDVSSGISWGEAVFFSFGVVFCSLANVMVQHPFMMGAMHLGMKMRVGVCSLIYRKALKVNLQAMSENRGGLVVNLMANDVNRFDSGPLFIHYLWIGPIETLLMTTYLYREMGMSAVYGSLMIVAVVPFQIFLGTRTAYYRRKTATKSDERVRLMEEIIMGIEVIKMYTWEKPFRKIIDIVRRQEVHYIKMTSYIRGMVMSFIMFTARFSIFITVLLYVLYVNRITVENVFFLTCYYNILKQTMTLFFPQAVGQIAELKVAVQRVNDFLLSEECQLPLRTQSADLPPSQYKPKKRVTIPLNPVRPPVRRSARTEPSTSHMRSQDKSKGLRKDEIAIKFDEACSRWIKSLDKDDVQDITLSIYGGSLTTIIGAVGSGKSTLLQMMLSELPCSTGSKEVLGSVSYASQDPWLFVGSVRQNILFGQPFVMSRYMEVCKVCALERDISLFPHGDKTIVGERGVSLSGGQRARINLARAVYKEADIYLLDDPLSAVDTQVARHIFENCIKRYLENKTVVLVTHQLQFIRSVDQIVIVEKGKIIAEGNYNDLRKRELAIIQLMQDKSHEIRKEDASSPSKFVQGTSTISITGHRSHWSMIFDINDQKQEQEAQIVGRVKGSVYKEYFLADSACIFVSLVFCMFVLAQFFASASDYWISRWSHAEDHLTGDKTMDNLLWTQHGLRRKDFALIFGVLTIATVAVALMRAFLFFSLCMKSSIKLHDNMFERISLSPMSFFHTNPSGRILNRFSKDMGSVDELLPQAMLDCFQIMLNLAGVLVVILMTEMALLIPIAAALIIFYIFRVIYVRTTGAIKRLEGITRSPVFGHVNATIQGLPTIRSFGAEQLLAHEFDRHQDLHSAAWYLFITCSRAFGYFLDVICLLFIICVTFSCLMKTDIEGSKVGLIITQSISLTGIFQWGMRQSAEMENQMTSVERVLEYTKLPQETELLDTADEKPPEAWPTEGAIQFEHLSLRYSPSGEHVLHDLQFNILPQEKIGIVGRTGAGKSSIIQALFRLAYLDGTITIDGVDITSIGLRYLRQKISIIPQEPVLFSGSLRKNLDPFDEYQDELLLRALDKVELLSEEESVEALYKQVSDCGSNFSVGERQLVCLARAIVNNDKILLLDEATANVDAQTDALIQTAIKEHFRNCTVLTVAHRLNTVIDSDKILVLDAGNLVEFDHPHILLQTKKGYFRKMVAETGPAMSQLLHKAAAENYNKIKQGE; encoded by the exons atggATACAGGGCCTAAGCAGAGAAGGCAAACAAATCCACGTTATAAAGCAAATCTGTTTTCTGTATTAACAtttgg ATGGACATTAGAGACGTTTATGCTTGGATATAGCCGTGATATAAAGGAAGGAGACCTTTATGCACCGTTACCCGAACATCGATCCGATGTTTTAG GAGATGCAATGCAATCCGCATGGGAGCAGGAGGTTGAGCACGCTGGTTTCCGAAATGTAGGCCGCAAACCAAGCCTAATAAAAGTACTGTACAAGGTTTTCGGCTTCGAGCTTATGCTCTATGGACTGATTCTGGCTGCTATGGAAttcttaattag ATTGCAACAACCGTTATTCCTCGGCCTATTGCTCCGTTATTACAGTCCCGCCCAAGATTTTTATAACAGCACGAC TGCTagcaatacatatttttttcgcCTGTTCAAATACTACGACGTGTCGAGTGGCATCTCATGGGGCGAGGCGGTGTTCTTCTCTTTTGGCGTAGTCTTTTGCAGTTTGGCGAACGTCATGGTGCAACATCCGTTCATGATGGGCGCCATGCATTTAGGGATGAAAATGCGTGTAGGAGTTTGTAGTCTCATTTATAGAAAG GCTTTGAAAGTGAATCTCCAAGCGATGTCTGAAAACAGAGGTGGATTGGTCGTCAACTTAATGGCGAATGATGTCAACCGCTTCGACTCCGGACCACTTTTCATCCATTATCTGTGGATAGGGCCTATTGAGACCTTG cTAATGACCACATATTTGTATAGAGAGATGGGTATGTCTGCCGTATATGGATCACTAATGATTGTAGCTGTTGTACCATTTCAAA TATTCCTCGGAACACGTACAGCTTACTACAGAAGAAAAACAGCTACTAAATCAGATGAAAGGGTCAGGTTGATGGAAGAGATAATCATGGGGATTGAAGTCATAAAAATGTACACCTGGGAAAAACCCTTTAGGAAGATCATTGATATTGTGAGAAG gcAAGAAGTTCATTACATAAAGATGACATCCTACATACGCGGCATGGTTATGTCGTTCATAATGTTCACAGCacgatttagtattttcatcaCCGTTCTGCTCTATGTGCTCTATGTGAACCGCATCACAGTGGAGAACGTGTTCTTTCTTACCTGTTACTACAATATTCTGAAACAGACTATGACACTGTTCTTTCCACAGGCTGTTGGACAA ATCGCAGAACTGAAAGTTGCTGTGCAAAGAGTTAACGACTTCTTACTGAGTGAGGAGTGTCAACTTCCCCTTAGGACTCAGTCAGCCGATTTACCACCATCTCAATACAAACCTAAGAAACGCGTTACGATACCAC tgaATCCAGTACGCCCGCCTGTGAGACGTTCTGCTAGAACTGAACCTAGTACTTCCCATATGAGGTCCCAGGACAAATCTAAAG GATTGCGAAAAGATGAAATTGCCATCAAATTTGACGAAGCATGTAGCCGTTGGATCAAGTCATTAGATAAAGATGATGTCCAGGATATTACTCTTAGT ATTTATGGTGGATCGTTAACAACAATCATAGGAGCTGTAGGTTCAGGCAAATCTACATTACTCCAAATGATGCTCAGTGAACTGCCATGCTCTACTGGCAGTAAGGAAGTTTTGGGCAGCGTGAGTTATGCCAGTCAGGACCCTTGGCTTTTTGTTG GATCGGTCCGACAAAACATTCTTTTTGGGCAGCCATTTGTAATGTCACGGTACATGGAGGTGTGCAAGGTTTGTGCTCTCGAAAGGGACATTTCATTGTTTCCCCACGGAGACAAGACCATAGTCGGAGAGCGTGGAGTATCACTCAGTGGGGGACAACGCGCTAGAATCAACTTAGCACGAGCTGTATATAAAGAG GCAGACATTTATTTGCTAGATGACCCATTATCAGCTGTGGATACGCAGGTTGCAAGACATATATTCGAAAACTGCATTAAAAG GTACTTGGAGAATAAAACAGTAGTTCTGGTGACGCATCAATTACAATTTATAAGATCAGTCGACCAAATTGTAATCGTGGAGAAAGGCAAAATCATCGCCGAAGGAAACTATAATGATTTGAGA AAACGGGAGTTAGCAATAATCCAATTAATGCAAGACAAATCACACGAAATCCGTAAAGAAGATGCTTCATCTCCGAGCAAGTTCGTGCAAGGCACAAGCACTATCAGCATCACAGGTCACAGGTCTCATTGGTCTATGATCTTCGACATTAAT GATCAGAAACAAGAACAAGAAGCCCAAATCGTAGGCAGAGTGAAGGGATCAGTTTACAAGGAATATTTCTTGGCTGATTCGGCTTGTATTTTTGTATCTCTTGTGTTTTGCATGTTCGTTTTGGCGCAATTTTTCGCCAGCGCAAGTGATTATTGGATTAGTCGATG GAGTCATGCAGAAGATCACTTAACTGGTGACAAAACCATGGACAACCTTTTGTGGACGCAGCACGGTTTAAGGCGAAAGGATTTTGCGCTCATATTCGGCGTGTTGACCATTGCAACGGTGGCTGTCGCGTTAATGCGCGCTTTTCTGTTCTTCTCTTTATGCATGAAGTCTTCGATAAA GCTACATGACAATATGTTTGAGCGGATATCACTTTCTCCAATGAGCTTCTTCCACACGAACCCTTCCGGAAGGATTTTAAATCGTTTCAGCAAAGATATGGGATCAGTCGACGAACTACTGCCTCAAGCTATGTTGGATTGTTTTCAG ATAATGTTAAACTTAGCTGGTGTTCTCGTTGTGATATTGATGACAGAGATGGCTCTGCTGATACCAATAGCAGCGGCGCTTatcatattttacatttttcgtGTAATTTACGTCCGTACTACTGGTGCTATAAAACGATTGGAAGGAATAA CCCGAAGTCCCGTTTTTGGCCACGTAAACGCAACAATACAGGGATTGCCGACCATTCGCTCTTTCGGAGCAGAGCAACTCTTAGCGCATGAGTTCGATCGTCATCAGGACTTGCACAGTGCCGCGTGGTACCTGTTCATCACTTGCAGTCGAGCTTTTGGATATTTCCTCGATGTTATCTGTCTGTTATTCATTATATGCGTGACCTTCAGCTGTTTGATGAAGACTG ATATAGAAGGCAGCAAAGTAGGGCTCATAATAACTCAATCCATATCGCTCACTGGCATCTTTCAATGGGGAATGCGACAATCTGCCGAAATGGAAAACCAAATGACCAGTGTCGAAAGAGTTTTGGAGTATACTAAACTACCGCAAGAGACGGAATTATTAGAC ACGGCAGACGAAAAGCCTCCAGAAGCCTGGCCAACTGAAGGCGCGATCCAATTTGAGCATCTTAGCTTGAGATATTCACCCAGTGGCGAACATGTTCTACATGATTTACAATTCAACATCCTACCGCAAGAAAAG atTGGGATTGTTGGAAGAACGGGTGCGGGCAAATCATCAATAATACAGGCGTTATTCAGATTGGCTTATTTGGATGGAACAATCACGATTGACGGTGTAGACATCACATCTATTGGCTTAAGATATCTGCGGCAGAAAATTTCCATAATAcctcaa GAGCCCGTACTATTTAGTGGTTCTCTAAGGAAAAATTTAGATCCCTTTGATGAGTACCAAGATGAATTGTTGCTCAGAGCTCTTGACAAAGTTGAGCTTCTTTCTGAAGAGGAAAGTGTTG
- the LOC117981978 gene encoding uncharacterized protein, whose protein sequence is MNGITIVFFFIVSLIAVSCGHYNGLARNNVHPQHNIHRDSGLSCSCEDLVTLVALVRALEEKECCSAGHAPNGGLSNAEDLIMNLVNALIQLTTQALSHNIYHCPNQGGNNYPHNPGNGGSGHSHSNGGLLDLNLLDPTKKDNVLDLDVAKQHVLGVGVGDGGGSSQGPKGHYDSNGRNANGGNDQGLHVDLLDSKKHDNVTPSQTTNTNSKTGSSGKESNSGEGLNVNVLNVNKQNNVAEVNLAGQTVLGVGV, encoded by the exons ATGAACGGAATaacaatagtattttttttcattgtcTCACTTATCGCG gTTTCCTGCGGGCATTATAACGGTCTCGCGCGCAATAATGTGCATCCCCAACATAACATCCACCGAGACTCGGGCTTGAGTTGCTCTTGCGAAGACCTCGTCACCCTGGTGGCTTTAGTGCGGGCATTGGAAGAAAAAGAATGCTGCTCAGCTGGACATGCGCCAAACGGAGGCCTCTCTAATGCAGAAGATCTTATTATGAATTTAGTGAACGCCTTAATTCAACTCACAACACAAGCGTTAAGCCATAACATCTATCACTGCCCTAATCAAGGTGGAAATAATTATCCTCATAATCCTGGTAATGGAGGATCTGGTCATTCCCATTCGAACGGAGGACTACTTGATCTTAATTTACTCGATCCAACAAAAAAAGACAACGTACTAGATCTTGATGTGGCCAAGCAACATGTATTAGGTGTTGGAGTTGGAGACGGCGGAGGAAGCTCTCAGGGGCCAAAGGGACACTATGATTCAAACGGTCGAAATGCAAATGGAGGCAATGATCAAGGCTTACACGTAGACCTTCTGGATTCCAAGAAACACGACAATGTGACACCTTCTCAAACTACTAACACTAACAGCAAGACCGGATCCAGTGGCAAAGAATCTAATTCTGGCGAAGGTCTAAATGTGAACGTTTTAAAtgttaataaacaaaataatgtagcAGAGGTCAATCTTGCAGGGCAAACCGTATTAGGCGTTGGAGTGTGA
- the LOC117997238 gene encoding uncharacterized protein — protein sequence MTSRVDVLKTNEFLRRRKLRLQQVREQSKDIARKIRQRAKIENLRHLDSIDARREKEYFDCQEKLVKHLEQLYSKRLQKVGASHKDALEVTDQDCVKKTDISQLRGKEAAEAIRKKKQEKLDEQKKLLDRKLQARDAANELSREKAAAVTKNLTKPNSKKCEDVPIKPCETTNQNQDARKENIDVTKNDMGTQWESEELPNEWEPNVPVLSLPKDDSVKDSQIPTEKTDKCKRPNLFALSDEMPSSLRGGITGITEEDPVHTKTSLTLVSEYLQNRNLRLRQPEPSLSKKDDLQSIKQTILRTRAAKTDGNKDKSSQSTEQNTGISRKKSVTVYNHNTRNIQDLPCSDERLVSRDNKSEEDAYAQALKETTIANSMEKEQTSKQQKDMRTKVAITKNNVDKEYRDTLAFLNSLARDNSDKPIKTAYMDEHHQQLHNERHQRKLQEEFKKIEKECHKHHCKHSKQKATISEDRRNKSRSPVQREMRKDFEYSWMPVPESDGSLAVHTIPNSNTKNKSGNSVKFSQPDSYHEYRSRHKHTPPTKEVSNDRQSKRVVETVILQETNGSDVSESSETSSVENLNLEKDKTEDDSRLKDAERIIIYKILESKKDKKSKEHKKGKATTRLASSASATDEIKEKMLQDEEDKVETTKNLEKSAIDIQRGVSFERLQEGIYEAVNSNGDNIASMYFTEGTLEGDARNRSQKCNKTVLSCCCSRNKDFKDGGDNTRLFQRTSSCNCSSGNKKENSNMGQPSAATSSTSFTTAFNDKTNNRLPDGGFVKLVEDEGQESNKFYVGASGFLKDDNYEVVIQLRKKENEKVNNVDRPPPYTKPVNSLDIIQEMEPNIQDNASSNKTTANDRLTTPIKVVTNSEENKVVRNVQQDNPQSLNKEQREVEMSEEPNIDSPSKKLCEKAVHTSFQDDFAIPANVPKSDPISRPGTSTYTQTSFNLSIPRPAFMHMSSSTSTAYMSPPELVLPKFLKQNYIITKEELYESENTMNQLDSNFDVIESEHCNRSDCRCRVNERYQLKTPPNTARSCSKESSAGEWVQTKKRKCKCHNCRRHSDTNLCCKIHRKKSSTSKIKPSRDLPSEDFNSMLKRSAKSKPLNTRSASKGSNKMNPVVKKYVNKLLALNSEGLKAIEIINQDCSAITTPSSSIINLPCNNNNNNNKEKSSLDSKISLEQIKNILKQQILKENLIEDGIKNNGNSKKNETENKSKISVPIIITQNGFKLPKKKSLHKVKSLNISKHILKKKKPSDSFVSSQQRLRKPSISVSSSVHEENKLLRTDKQEIGNRSKSSTTPRKYAYPEYKNSTSTDIVETSNSKRCNSSGKNTKGITINKLCKNTMHVKLQQQKKNFNLPLHRTTMTSFSSDSDATGAIFRHLHPPQPPTHISTQTNGIIDTEIHFMKIAEDKLQNMEKIADLTEKCTKRLSNLAKVLEEVRRNKSLVYNHMSSSDSTPESVTKADNNELSTEISGHISDPNILTHHKESVKNFTSLNMPEKLNSKNEDTKESEEFTPLLEDIPKPDIFTAPLYSNLNDVPDKATKIHNIEYDNTKSRGKPPPALSRIYLKCGEDINIIPHELSTVVEVDSPMSTRVKSQSSRQDTKLEVLEKSDHIVSDENDKGNTTAKELIKVNSVDPDLLKTNFNLSRRRSKVSSTDSSDDSKMRMMDMKKFNDIMLKPFISLKEYAKQCNIGLDEGSNFEDVIKDNPINDDLSSLHSDGSLPDVIAELLKRNIISEPFKYDTGSNVNSTTVSSESTLSVLALSKARKKKKESTVFLKNKENVAETSGTLSISSNPDLENAFQKLGMGWASSTLKKTKERLALSSSSNTSSSSMTQFKIKSFSQDVPNLATDSTSSLLEVSNKRDKEMSPRRYKLEETSRNAVQQTSLTNSMTVKEFLTNELARKITFNNKSTRKGEEDFVSLYETKMPEEMKHTKVRLDEDQSSVASVNHNRARTSTPVQIFKSQTYHSTSTSNTSNGFFSNADDLSSVKVTSASIRNHSTSDKDDLTIPNYSLKTKKGLSESGCSKSD from the exons ATGACTTCAAGAGTTGACGTTCTTAAAACAAACGAATTTTTACGGCGTCGTAAATTAAGATTGCAACAG GTCAGGGAACAGTCAAAGGACATCGCTAGAAAAATCAGACAACGCGCAAAAATTGAGAACTTGCGACATTTGGATAGTATTGATGCTAGGAGAGAAAAAGAATATTTCGACTGCCAAGAGAAATTAGTAAAACATTTAGAACAATTATATTCCAAGAGATTGCAGAAAGTTGGTGCTAGCCACAAAGATGCTTTAGAGGTCACTGACCAAG ATTGTGTAAAGAAGACAGATATATCTCAATTACGCGGTAAAGAGGCAGCAGAAGCTATAAGGaagaaaaaacaagaaaaattggATGAACAAAAGAAACTTTTGGATAGAAAATTACAAGCAAG GGATGCAGCAAATGAATTAAGCAGAGAAAAAGCAGCAGCAGTCACAAAAAATTTGACAAAACCCAATTCTAAAAAATGTGAAGATGTCCCAATAAAACCATGTGAGACCACTAACCAAAATCAAGATGCCAGAAAGGAAAATATCGATGTAACAAAGAATGATATGGGTACACAATGGGAATCTGAAGAATTGCCCAATGAGTGGGAACCAAATGTGCCCGTTCTGTCTCTGCCTAAAGATGACAGTGTTAAAGACTCACAAATTCCAACAGAGAAAACAGATAAATGTAAAAGGCCTAACTTGTTCGCTTTAAGCGATGAAATGCCTTCAAGCTTACGTGGAGGAATCACTGGCATAACTGAAGAAGATCCAGTCCATACAAAAACATCTTTGACACTAGTATCGGAGTACTTGCAAAATAGAAATCTGAGGTTACGACAGCCTGAACCGAGTTTAAGTAAAAAAGATGATTTGCAAAGCATAAAACAAACTATTCTACGCACTAGAGCAGCAAAGACAGATG GAAATAAAGACAAATCATCTCAGTCAACTGAACAAAACACTGGCATTAGTAGGAAAAAATCTGTAACAGTTTATAACCACAACACAAGAAATATACAGGACTTGCCATGCAGTGACGAAAGACTTGTATCCCGTGATAACAAAAGTGAAGAAGATGCATATGCTCAAGCCTTGAAAGAGACTACTATTGCGAATTCCATGGAGAAAGAGCAGACAAGTAAACAGCAGAAAGATATGAGGACCAAAGTTGCTATAACTAAAAATAATGTAGATAAAGAATACAGGGATACATTAGCCTTTTTGAATTCTCTTGCAAGAGACAATAGTGATAAACCcata AAAACGGCATACATGGATGAGCATCATCAGCAACTACATAATGAGAGGCACCAGAGAAAACTTCAAGAAGaattcaaaaaaattgaaaaggaATGTCATAAACATCATTGCAAG CACTCTAAACAAAAAGCTACAATATCTGAAGACAGAAGAAATAAATCAAGATCACCAGTACAAAGGGAAatgagaaaggattttgaatactCCTGGATGCCGGTTCCTGAAAGCGACGGCAGTCTCGCTGTCCACACAATTCCTAACTCAAATACTAAAAACAAATCTGGAAACTCTGTGAAATTCAGCCAACCTGACAGTTACCATGAATACAGATCAAGACATAAGCATACACCTCCAACTAAAGAAGTCAGCAACGATAGACAGAGCAAGAGAGTTGTTGAAACTGTTATACTACAAGAAACTAATGGTTCTGATGTCAGTGAATCATCAGAAACAAGCTCAGTTGAAAATTTGAACCTAGAAAAAGATAAAACTGAGGACGATTCTAGACTCAAAGATGCAGAGAGAATCATAATATACAAGATTCTTGAATCTAAAAAAGATAAGAAAAGCAAGGAACACAAAAAAGGTAAAGCCACTACAAGACTTGCAAGTTCTGCTTCTGCAACAGATGAAATAAAAGAGAAAATGTTACAAGATGAAGAGGATAAAGTGGAGACAACTAAAAACTTAGAGAAATCTGCTATTGATATACAGAGAGGTGTTTCCTTTGAACGACTGCAAGAAg gTATTTATGAAGCTGTTAATAGTAATGG gGACAACATAGCTTCAATGTACTTCACTGAAGGTACACTTGAGGGCGATGCAAGAAATCGGAGccaaaaatgtaataaaaccgTTCTGTCATGTTGCTGCAGTAGAAACAAAG ATTTCAAAGATGGGGGAGACAACACAAG ATTATTTCAGAGAACATCTAGTTGCAATTGTAGTTCTGGTAATAAGAAAGAAAATAGTAACATGGGCCAACCATCGGCTGCTACATCTTCTACTTCATTCACAACAGCTTTCAATGATAAAACTAATAATCGACTTCCTGACGGTGGCTTTGTTAAACTGGTCGAAGACGAAGGACAAGAGAGCAATAAATTTTACGTAGGTGCTTCTGGCTTTTTAAAAGATGATAACTACGAAGTTGTAATACAACTGAGAAAGAAAGAGAACGAAAAAGTTAATAATGTCGATAGACCACCACCATACACGAAGCCTGTAAATTCTTTAGACATTATACAAGAAATGGAACCAAATATACAAGATAATGCATCCTCTAATAAAACCACAGCAAATGATCGTTTGACAACGCCAATAAAAGTGGTGACaaattctgaagaaaataaggTAGTACGAAATGTTCAACAAGACAATCCACAATCTTTAAATAAAGAACAAAGAGAAGTTGAGATGTCCGAGGAACCAAACATAGATTCTCCATCAAAGAAGTTATGTGAGAAAGCAGTCCACACCTCTTTTCAAGATGATTTCGCTATTCCTGCTAATGTGCCTAAATCAGATCCGATATCAAGACCGGGTACTTCTACTTACACCCAAACTTCATTCAACTTGTCCATACCGAGACCAGCTTTTATGCATATGAGTTCTTCTACATCTACAGCGTATATGAGCCCCCCTGAGCTAGTTCTACccaaatttttaaaacaaaattatattattactaaagaAGAACTGTATGAATCAGAAAATACAATGAATCAATTGGATTCTAATTTTGATGTTATAGAAAGTGAACATTGTAATAGATCTGACTGCAGATGTAGAGTTAACGAAAGATATCAATTGAAGACACCTCCTAACACTGCTCGAAGTTGTAGCAAAGAAAGTTCAGCTGGTGAATGGGTACaaacaaagaaaagaaaatgtAAATGTCACAATTGCCGAAGGCACAGTGACACAAATCTTTGCTGCAAAATTCATAGAAAGAAATCTAGCACCTCAAAAATAAAGCCTTCAAGAGATTTACCATCTGAAGATTTTAACAGTATGTTAAAACGATCAGCAAAAAGTAAGCCTTTAAATACACGTTCCGCTAGCAAAGGAAGTAATAAAATGAACCCTGtcgtaaaaaaatatgttaataaACTTTTGGCTCTTAATAGTGAAGGTCTTAAAGCCATTGAAATTATTAATCAAGACTGTAGTGCTATAACTACCCCTAGTAGTTCTATTATAAATTTgccatgtaataataataataataataataaagaaaaatcaaGTTTAGACAGCAAAATTTCTCtagaacaaattaaaaatattcttaaaCAGCAGATCTTAAAAGAAAACTTAATTGAAGATGGCATTAAAAATAACggaaatagtaaaaaaaatgaaactgaaaataaatctaaaatatcGGTACCGATAATAATTACCCAAAATGGTTTCAAATTACCAAAAAAGAAATCATTACATAAAGTAAAATCATTAAACATATCCAAACACatattaaagaaaaagaaaccaTCAGATTCTTTCGTATCTAGTCAGCAGCGTTTAAGAAAACCTTCCATTTCCGTGTCTTCATCTGTCCATGAAGAAAACAAATTATTGCGTACAGATAAACAAGAAATCGGAAATCGAAGTAAAAGTTCTACCACTCCAAGAAAGTATGCTTACCCGGAATACAAAAATAGTACTAGTACTGATATTGTGGAAACTTCAAATAGTAAAAGATGCAATAGTTCGGGTAAAAATACTAAAGGGATTACAATTAATAAACTGTGTAAAAACACCATGCACGTAAAGTTGCAGCAGCAAAAGAAAAATTTCAACTTACCATTGCATAGAACCACTATGACTTCTTTTTCTTCAGACTCCGATGCTACTGGCGCAATCTTCAGACATTTGCACCCACCACAGCCACCAACACACATATCAACCCAAACAAATGGCATTATTGATACAGAAATACATTTTATGAAGATAGCTGAAGATAAACTGCAAAATATGGAGAAAATCGCTGATTTGACTGAAAAATGCACTAAACGTTTATCAAACTTGGCAAAAGTTTTAGAAGAAGTAAGAAGAAATAAATCGTTGGTATACAATCACATGTCTTCGTCTGACTCCACACCAGAATCTGTAACGAAAGCTGATAACAATGAGCTCTCAACCGAAATATCAGGCCATATATCTGATCCTAACATATTGACTCATCATAAAGAGAGTGTTAAAAATTTTACTTCTTTAAATATGCCGGAAAAACTAAATAGCAAAAATGAGGATACGAAAGAATCTGAAGAATTCACGCCACTTTTGGAAGATATCCCTAAACCAGATATATTTACAGCACCCTTATATTCTAATCTAAACGATGTGCCTGATAAAGCaaccaaaatacataatatagaatACGACAATACGAAAAGTAGAGGAAAGCCACCCCCTGCGTTATCTCGCATCTACTTAAAATGTGGAGAAGATATTAACATTATTCCACACGAGTTGTCAACAGTTGTTGAAGTGGATTCGCCTATGAGTACGAGAGTTAAAAGTCAATCTTCGCGACAAGACACAAAACTGGAAGTGCTGGAAAAATCGGATCATATTGTATCAGATGAAAACGATAAAGGTAATACGACCGCTAAAGaattaattaaagtaaattcAGTTGATCCTGATttactgaaaactaattttaatttatctagACGACGGTCAAAAGTATCTTCAACAGATTCTTCAGATGATTCTAAAATGCGTATGATGGACATGAAAAAATTTAATGATATTATGCTAAAGCCTTTTATTAGTTTAAAAGAATATGCAAAACAATGCAATATTGGATTAGATGAAGGTTCAAATTTTGAGGATGTAATTAAAGACAACCCAATCAATGACGACTTAAGTTCTCTTCATTCAGATGGCAGCTTGCCTGATGTTATTGCAGAGTTGTtgaaaagaaatattattagTGAACCTTTTAAGTATGACACAGGTTCGAATGTTAATTCAACAACAGTGTCATCGGAATCAACTCTGTCCGTTTTAGCTTTGTCCAAAGcgagaaagaaaaaaaaggaatCTACAGTATTTCTGAAGAATAAAGAAAATGTAGCAGAGACTTCTGGAACGTTAAGCATATCCTCTAATCCTGATTTAGAAAATGCTTTTCAAAAACTTGGTATGGGTTGGGCTTCATCAACTTTAAAGAAAACAAAAGAGCGATTGGCTTTATCGTCCTCTTCTAATACCTCTAGTTCCAGTATGAcacagtttaaaattaaaagttttagtCAAGATGTACCCAATTTAGCAACTGACtcgacctcatcattgcttgaAGTCTCAAATAAACGTGACAAGGAAATGTCACCTAGAAGATATAAATTGGAAGAAACTTCTCGGAATGCTGTTCAGCAAACATCACTAACAAATTCTATGACTGTAAAAGAGTTTCTTACGAATGAACTGGCGAGGAAAATcacatttaataataaatcaaccagaaaaggtGAAGAGGATTTCGTTTCTTTGTACGAGACTAAAATGCCAGAGGAGATGAAACATACTAAAGTACGGCTTGACGAGGATCAGTCGAGTGTCGCTAGTGTTAATCACAATAGGGCGCGCACCTCGACGCCCGTGCAAATATTTAAATCTCAGACATATCATTCAACTTCTACTTCAAATACTTCCAATGGGTTTTTTAGTAATGCTGATGACTTATCATCTGTGAAGGTAACTTCTGCCTCCATACGCAACCATTCCACATCTGACAAGGATGATTTAACCATTCCAAATTACAGCCTTAAAACAAAAAAAGGGCTGTCCGAGTCCGGCTGTAGCAAGAGTGATTGA